In the Gorilla gorilla gorilla isolate KB3781 chromosome 10, NHGRI_mGorGor1-v2.1_pri, whole genome shotgun sequence genome, one interval contains:
- the TAS2R42 gene encoding LOW QUALITY PROTEIN: taste receptor type 2 member 42 (The sequence of the model RefSeq protein was modified relative to this genomic sequence to represent the inferred CDS: deleted 1 base in 1 codon; substituted 1 base at 1 genomic stop codon), with protein sequence MATELDKIFLILAIAEFIISMLGNVFIGLVNCSEGIKNQKVFSSDFILTSLAISTIGQLLVILFDSFLVGLASHLYTTYRLGKPVIMLWHMTNHLTTWLATCLSVFYFFKIAHFPHSLFLWLRWRMNGMIAMLLILSLFLLIFDSSVLEIFIDISLNIIDKSSLTLYLDESKTLYDKLSILKTLLSLTSFIPFSLSLTSVLFLYLSLVRHTRNLKLSSLGSRDSSTEAHRRAMKMVMSFLFLFIVHFFSLQVANWIFFMLWNNKYIKFVMLALNAFPSCHSFILILGNSKLRQTAVRLLXHLRNYTKTPNPLPL encoded by the exons ATGGCCACCGAATTGGACAAAATCTTTCTGATTCTGGCAATAGCGGAATTCATCATCAGCATGCTGGGGAATGTGTTCATTGGACTGGTAAACTGCTCTGAAGGGATCAAGAACCAAAAGGTCTTCTCATCTGACTTCATCCTCACCTCCTTGGCTATCTCCACAATTGGACAACTGTTGGTGATACTGTTTGATTCATTTCTAGTGGGACTTGCTTCACATTTATATACCACATATAGACTAGGAAAACCTGTTATTATGCTTTGGCACATGACTAATCACTTGACAACCTGGCTTGCCACCTGCCTAAgcgttttctatttctttaagataGCCCACTTCCCCCACTCCCTTTTCCTctggctgaggtggaggatgaaCGGAATGATTGCTATGCTTCTTATATTGTCTTTGTTCTTACTGATTTTTGACAGTTCAGTgctagaaatatttattgatatctCACTCAATATAATAGATAAAAGTAGTCTGACTTTATATTTAGATGAAAGTAAAACTCTCTATGATAAACtctctattttaaaaactcttcttaGCTTGACCAgttttattcccttttctctgtcccTGACCTCAGTGCTTTTTTTATATCTGTCCTTGGTGAGACATACTAGAAATTTGAAGCTCAGTTCCTTGGGCTCTAGAGACTCCAGCACAGAGGCCCATCGGAGGGCCATGAAAATGGTgatgtcttttcttttcctcttcatagttcat tttttttccttacaagtGGCCAATTGGATATTTTTTATGTTGTGGAACAACAAGTACATAAAGTTTGTCATGTTAGCCTTAAATGCCTTTCCCTCGTGCCACTCATTTATTCTCATTCTGGGAAACAGCAAGCTGCGACAGACAGCTGTGAGGCTACTGTGACATCTTAGGAACTATACAAAAACACCAAACCCTTTACCTTTGTAG